Genomic segment of Deltaproteobacteria bacterium:
ATACAACGATGGCTGTTTGAATTCCAAAGCTCGAAATGCGAATGAAGTCCTCTATGTCCATAGATATATATCCCTACAAGTGATAACTGCTGATTAAATTGCCAATAATGAGATGCCAGCCGTCGATTACGACAAAGAGCATGAGTTTTATCGGTAGCGATATTATAGTTGGCGGCAACGTAATCATACTCATCGATGTGAGAATCGAGGAGATGATCATGTCGAGAATTAGAAATGGAAGAAAGATCAAAAACCCAATTTGAAACGCCGAGTTAAGCTCGCTTAAAACGAAGGCTGGTATGACAACCGATGGGCCCAGTTGCTGCGGCGACTCTGGCAAGGTCGTGCGCGTGACTTCCACAAACAGTTCTAGATCCTGTTCGCGAGTGTGCTTTAACATAAATGTCTTTAATGGCGTAAACGCATCGTGTAAGGCTTGCTTATGGTCTATTTTATCCTCAGTATAGGGAACCACGGCATCATCATAAATTGTAGTAAAAATTGGACCCATGATTGCAAACGTAAGAAAAAGCGCTAATCCAAGCAGAATCTGGTTAGGAGGTGTTTGAGCAGTTCCCATGGCTTGTCTAGTTAACGCTAAAACTATGGCAATGCGCGTAAAACACGTCATCGTCATCAAGAGAGATGGGATAAAGACTAACGCACTTAGGAGAAAGGAGAGTTTAAGACCAGAAAACACCTCGCTATTTGTTAAGTCTCCAGTGCTGCCAGCGTTAATGGAAATAAAAGGTACGGCTGATTCGGCATAGGCGCTAGGCGAATAGAGTAATATCAAAAATGCCGCGGGTGATGCCAATGTGAAGTAGTTTCTTGGCGACACGCTGTTACCCCTTGGCTTTGGAATTTGCAAGTTGGGCATTAGCGGGAGCGAAAGCACTGCTGTCTGTAATCAGGTCGTGTATCGTCTGAGAAAAAGTAGTTGTTTGGCTAAGATCGGCAATTAGATTGATGCTGTCTGCTGTGTTGCTTATTAAGTAGGATTGTCCCTTAACCTCAACTAAGAGCAATGCACTTCTTGGGCCTATGGGCATCCTGCAGGTGATGGCAATTTGAGATTCGCCTGATGTGCCACATTTTTTTCGTAGTCGAGAAAATGCTGTGGTTATTAGAGCCAAAACCGCTATGGCGTAGGCCAAGCCCTTGGCCACATTGCGCGCACTTTCGCCGATGGGAGTTAAATTGCTTCCCACCGCACTGTAGTCCGTGGTCTGTAAGGTCTTAACATGAGCATCGTCGTGCATCGCTAGTGAGGATTGTGATTGACTATCGGCCAGTGCTAGTTGCGGCAAAGCAAGATACATCGAGAGTATTATGACGAAACTGTACATGAGGGCACAATCGGCAAAGCTTCTTATGGCGACTAGTAATCGAATATTCACTTCTTTCTGCTCCATAAGACGAGTGTTTGAAAGTAAAAGCCTACCTCAACTCTTCAATGCGCTCTTGTTGAGAGATAATATCCGTTACGCGAACGCCAAACTTCTCATTTACTATTACCGCTTCGCCGCGTGCTATGAGGCGATTGTTGATGTATATGTCTAAAGGCTCGCCGGCAAGTTTTTCCAGCTCTATTACTGAACCTTGGCCAAGTTGCAAAAGGTCTTGAATAGTCATGCGGCAGCGGCCAACCTCGACTGACACTTGAAGTGTTACGTCAAGTATGAAGTCCATATTGCGAGATGTTGGGCCCGCCGCCTT
This window contains:
- the fliP gene encoding flagellar type III secretion system pore protein FliP (The bacterial flagellar biogenesis protein FliP forms a type III secretion system (T3SS)-type pore required for flagellar assembly.) translates to MPNLQIPKPRGNSVSPRNYFTLASPAAFLILLYSPSAYAESAVPFISINAGSTGDLTNSEVFSGLKLSFLLSALVFIPSLLMTMTCFTRIAIVLALTRQAMGTAQTPPNQILLGLALFLTFAIMGPIFTTIYDDAVVPYTEDKIDHKQALHDAFTPLKTFMLKHTREQDLELFVEVTRTTLPESPQQLGPSVVIPAFVLSELNSAFQIGFLIFLPFLILDMIISSILTSMSMITLPPTIISLPIKLMLFVVIDGWHLIIGNLISSYHL
- a CDS encoding flagellar biosynthetic protein FliO, with the translated sequence MNIRLLVAIRSFADCALMYSFVIILSMYLALPQLALADSQSQSSLAMHDDAHVKTLQTTDYSAVGSNLTPIGESARNVAKGLAYAIAVLALITTAFSRLRKKCGTSGESQIAITCRMPIGPRSALLLVEVKGQSYLISNTADSINLIADLSQTTTFSQTIHDLITDSSAFAPANAQLANSKAKG
- the fliN gene encoding flagellar motor switch protein FliN codes for the protein MSDDTESIVEDVVDAAEGVYRATKAAGPTSRNMDFILDVTLQVSVEVGRCRMTIQDLLQLGQGSVIELEKLAGEPLDIYINNRLIARGEAVIVNEKFGVRVTDIISQQERIEELR